GTGAGCAGTACTATTCGACTATAAATAACTGTTACACAACAGGGGAAATCCATAGTTCTAACGGGGCTGGCGGTTTAGTAGGGTTCCGTTACTTTTCGAGTATCGACAACAGCTATTCAACGGGAAATATATACGGATACTCCACCGGAACAGGTGGTTTGGTAGGCATCGATGTCGGTTCTTTTATTCATAACAGTTACAGCACGGCTAATATCGAGGGGCACTATTATGTCGGCGGTTTAGTCGGTTATCTGACATATTCACCACCCCAGAGAGATAACATGATCCATAATAAGATTTATGAGAATTTACCCCGTGATTATGATCATACCAAACGAAGAGAGAGAGATTATTTCAGCATATACAACAGTTACAGCAGTGGAGTTGTGAGAGGATTCTCTTATGTGGGTGGGTTATCCGGTTTCTTTACAGACTATGCAGTACTCAGCAAATCTTACAATACGGGTATGATCAATGGTTTTGGACATTATGTAGGAGGGTTGACAGGTACAAATCACAATAATTCGGTTATCAGCAATTCCTACAGTACGGGAGCAGTCTCTTCTTCTTCCGAGTTATGGAGTTGGGCAGGTGGACTGGTTGGTGAAAACTGGAATTCTACGATCAGTAACTGCTTCAGCACCGGCTCTGTTTATGGAAGTGAATGTACCGGCGGTCTGGCAGGAGAAAATGTTTCCGGGATCATTGAATACAGTTATGCGATCGGGAGCGTCAGCAGTAGCACCTCTCTTGTCGGTGGTTTGGTCGGATGCGGAGAGGGAGAAGATACGAGCAGCTACTGGAACATCGAGACTTCAGGTCAGACAGAAAGTTCGATGGGACAAGGAAGGACAACGGCTGAAATGACTTATCCTTACGCTGATAATACCTATGTAGATTGGGATTTTGAAGAAATATGGGCTGCTGATACTGATCATTCAATTAACGATGGTTATCCTTACTTACGAGAATCGACAGTTTCTGTCGATGATGATTATATCATTGTCATAGAACACCCCTCTCTTAATAACTACCCCAATCCCTTCAATCCGGAGACAACTATCAAGCTCAATTTGTCACAAGATGCGGATAGATTGGATTTGAAAATCTACAACATCCGGGGTCAGCTTGTCAGGACACTTATAGATGGAACCCCTTATCTCAGAGGAGAATATCAGATCGTCTGGGACGGCAGGAATGATCTCGGTCAACCTGTCACTTCCGGTATATATTTCTGCAGGATGACCACTCCGAACTATGAAAAAGTCAATAAGATGCTGCTGCTGAAATAGGAGTTGCCGATCAGAAGATACTTCCCGACCATGATGTACTCGCCGGAGCACCCATGGTTCGATTCATCAACGACCTGACTTCTCAGCTTGAGAAGGGGATCGATCCTGATCAAAATGAATTTTAATACATATTGTGAGTCATTCTTACAAAAAAAAGTAATATCCGCAGAAAGAGAGAGAATACAAGATGACAGTGAACAGGTCGATTAACTGGACAAAAAAAGCCATTGAATCTGAGAT
This sequence is a window from Candidatus Cloacimonadota bacterium. Protein-coding genes within it:
- a CDS encoding T9SS type A sorting domain-containing protein, which gives rise to MKSMILIFIAIIASACLIAQTAIAPSVGDGTINDPYEISTLENLYWIAADNDVVPDPDQAARWSSHYIQTANIDASDTTNWFDEQGWSPIGYHYTEDLEFPFSGSYSGSNFTIDGLFINRRVTSSIGLFGFTSGASLENIGLTNVSIIGGTNVGALSGYNLGSITINGCHSSGSIEAEMMQGNAGGLIGYNLNSDISDSFSNANVDGILNLGGLIGTSIGSAMENCYSTGNIGNEISSWWNVGGLVGEQYYSTINNCYTTGEIHSSNGAGGLVGFRYFSSIDNSYSTGNIYGYSTGTGGLVGIDVGSFIHNSYSTANIEGHYYVGGLVGYLTYSPPQRDNMIHNKIYENLPRDYDHTKRRERDYFSIYNSYSSGVVRGFSYVGGLSGFFTDYAVLSKSYNTGMINGFGHYVGGLTGTNHNNSVISNSYSTGAVSSSSELWSWAGGLVGENWNSTISNCFSTGSVYGSECTGGLAGENVSGIIEYSYAIGSVSSSTSLVGGLVGCGEGEDTSSYWNIETSGQTESSMGQGRTTAEMTYPYADNTYVDWDFEEIWAADTDHSINDGYPYLRESTVSVDDDYIIVIEHPSLNNYPNPFNPETTIKLNLSQDADRLDLKIYNIRGQLVRTLIDGTPYLRGEYQIVWDGRNDLGQPVTSGIYFCRMTTPNYEKVNKMLLLK